In Brevundimonas sp. SGAir0440, one DNA window encodes the following:
- a CDS encoding SIR2 family protein, producing the protein MDVARFMRLFQMRATQVMWLLGAGTSRTAGVKTAWDVIWDLKHKLYCSQKKLALSAITDLSDVVVQRKIQEHFDSLGSFPSAGAEDEYSAYFEAAYPSARDRRQYLDGIIEEAKPSFGHRALALLMRENLTRTVWTTNFDKLVEDSAAKIYESTGRLTVADLGEPSKLQRAMQENRWPILGKLHGDFHSDRLKNTTEELRDQDAAMRQAFVAACQGNGLALVGYSGRDASIIAALTDAINGGAGFPGGLFWFKRSTETPFEGVTSLMKAATDAGIEAFFVEVETFDELMSDLVRFLPTTTGKVDAIGEADRPRLGKAPLRAVGTKFPVVRTNALPIVSWPTSCRLVVCTIGGVSEVVAAVKEAGVDLDVNRVRAGVLAFGKDVDLRTALADRDITSLETYAISPARLRYESGERTLIRDALVRSLGKRETLAVDRRGRRILLRPAAGVGTAPFNRTVACVETLTGAVPGTTIPWSEACEIRLDWKLDGLWLLLEPRVVLELEDGTAEAMVAKAKDWVRERRAQRRNKHANSMLDGWIELIVGTSDSLRLRAFGISDGADADFEIARTTGFSGRAPQ; encoded by the coding sequence ATGGACGTCGCACGGTTCATGCGGCTTTTTCAGATGCGGGCCACCCAGGTCATGTGGCTACTTGGCGCGGGCACCTCTCGTACGGCCGGCGTCAAAACGGCTTGGGACGTCATCTGGGATCTCAAGCACAAGCTCTATTGCTCGCAGAAGAAGCTCGCGCTCTCCGCGATCACCGATCTCAGCGATGTGGTGGTGCAGAGGAAGATACAGGAACACTTCGACAGCCTGGGATCATTCCCGTCAGCGGGCGCTGAGGACGAGTACTCCGCCTATTTCGAGGCCGCCTATCCGTCTGCGCGTGACCGCCGACAGTATCTCGACGGAATTATCGAAGAGGCGAAGCCTTCGTTCGGTCATCGGGCTCTCGCCCTGCTGATGCGCGAGAACCTTACTCGCACGGTCTGGACAACCAATTTCGACAAACTGGTCGAGGACAGCGCCGCCAAAATCTATGAAAGCACCGGCAGGCTGACGGTGGCCGACCTGGGCGAGCCCTCAAAACTGCAGCGCGCCATGCAGGAAAACCGCTGGCCGATACTCGGCAAGCTTCACGGCGACTTCCATTCTGATCGCCTCAAGAACACCACCGAAGAACTTCGAGACCAAGACGCCGCCATGCGGCAGGCCTTCGTTGCGGCTTGCCAAGGCAACGGCCTTGCCTTGGTCGGCTACAGCGGCCGCGACGCCTCGATCATCGCGGCTCTGACTGACGCCATAAATGGAGGCGCGGGGTTCCCGGGCGGCCTGTTCTGGTTCAAGCGATCCACTGAAACGCCGTTCGAGGGCGTCACCTCTCTCATGAAAGCGGCTACGGACGCCGGCATCGAAGCCTTCTTCGTCGAGGTCGAAACGTTCGACGAGTTGATGTCTGACCTCGTGCGGTTTCTCCCGACGACCACCGGCAAGGTCGACGCCATCGGCGAAGCCGACCGGCCACGGCTGGGCAAGGCGCCGTTGCGCGCCGTCGGCACGAAGTTTCCCGTGGTCCGGACCAACGCGCTCCCGATCGTCTCATGGCCCACGTCCTGCCGACTGGTGGTCTGCACCATCGGCGGCGTTTCGGAGGTCGTTGCGGCAGTCAAGGAGGCCGGCGTCGATCTCGACGTCAATCGTGTCCGCGCCGGTGTACTAGCCTTCGGCAAAGATGTTGACCTTCGCACGGCCCTCGCTGATCGCGATATCACCAGCTTGGAGACTTACGCCATTTCTCCCGCGCGCTTGCGGTATGAGAGTGGCGAGCGGACACTCATTCGAGACGCCCTTGTCCGGTCGCTTGGCAAGCGCGAGACGCTTGCGGTCGACCGCCGTGGCCGCCGCATCCTGCTGCGGCCCGCCGCCGGAGTCGGCACGGCGCCGTTCAACAGGACGGTCGCTTGCGTTGAAACCCTGACAGGTGCCGTTCCCGGGACGACCATCCCATGGAGCGAGGCCTGCGAAATCAGGCTGGACTGGAAGCTCGACGGCCTTTGGCTCCTTTTGGAACCGCGCGTTGTCCTGGAGCTTGAGGACGGCACGGCCGAAGCCATGGTGGCGAAAGCGAAAGATTGGGTGCGAGAGCGCCGGGCGCAGCGACGCAATAAGCACGCAAACAGCATGCTGGATGGCTGGATTGAATTGATCGTGGGCACTTCAGACTCACTTCGTCTCCGCGCGTTCGGGATTTCCGACGGCGCGGACGCTGACTTTGAAATAGCCCGGACAACCGGTTTCAGCGGGAGGGCTCCGCAATGA
- a CDS encoding nucleotidyltransferase and HEPN domain-containing protein, translating into MVEVIQESFAEAVATRRAERLKNGKILKIILYGSYARGDWVHDPVGRYFSDFDLLVVVDHEDLTDGEFWHDAENRTMPGEGEIRTPVSIIVHSLDDVNEQLDRGRYFFADIVRDGVVLYDTPGAKMHKPADIKAQAALAEAEGFFQDWMASSASFSKVAAFCVATDEPKLAAFNLHQASEHLYHCILLVVTLYSGKAHNLAFLRKKTEAIDPRLSEAWPRETKFERRCFELLREAYVKARYSKHYKISSEELAWLTERVEVLRGLVRTVCEERLVQLRQEAGTDDA; encoded by the coding sequence GTGGTCGAGGTGATCCAAGAATCGTTCGCAGAGGCCGTCGCGACGCGGCGCGCCGAACGACTGAAGAACGGCAAGATCCTCAAGATCATCCTTTACGGATCGTACGCGCGTGGCGACTGGGTCCACGACCCGGTCGGACGGTACTTCTCCGACTTCGACCTACTGGTCGTCGTAGACCATGAAGACCTGACGGACGGCGAATTCTGGCATGACGCCGAGAACCGCACGATGCCGGGGGAGGGCGAAATCCGAACGCCGGTGAGCATCATCGTTCACAGCCTCGACGACGTGAACGAGCAACTCGATCGCGGCCGCTACTTCTTCGCCGACATCGTTCGCGATGGCGTGGTCCTCTACGACACGCCGGGCGCCAAGATGCACAAGCCGGCGGATATCAAAGCGCAGGCGGCTCTCGCGGAGGCGGAAGGGTTCTTTCAAGACTGGATGGCCAGCTCCGCGAGCTTTTCGAAAGTCGCAGCGTTCTGCGTCGCCACGGATGAGCCTAAGCTCGCCGCCTTCAATCTTCATCAGGCCAGCGAGCATCTCTACCACTGCATCCTGCTGGTGGTGACGCTCTACAGCGGCAAGGCCCACAACTTGGCCTTCCTGCGAAAGAAGACCGAGGCCATCGACCCGCGCCTGTCGGAGGCCTGGCCTCGCGAGACCAAGTTCGAACGCCGCTGTTTCGAACTGCTGCGCGAGGCATATGTGAAGGCTCGCTACTCCAAGCACTACAAGATCAGCAGCGAAGAATTGGCTTGGCTGACGGAACGCGTCGAGGTGCTGCGAGGCCTGGTCAGGACCGTGTGCGAAGAACGGCTCGTTCAGTTGCGGCAAGAGGCCGGGACGGACGACGCGTGA
- a CDS encoding helix-turn-helix domain-containing protein produces MSDEEEEAKVIRLSDRRGKPETDKVLRQKWKSSLDGGFTVVPSVLLQTLPALGIRASELAVLVCLIDAWWKPDDMPWPSKARLAGLLGVSDKTIQRAIRRLEARGLIISEARHRAHGGQTSNRYDMTPLVARLEAITKDLKDAEAEAEKARGIAVHKSAPRRLKRPSGKAS; encoded by the coding sequence ATGAGTGACGAAGAGGAAGAGGCCAAGGTGATCCGGCTGTCGGATCGTCGGGGCAAGCCCGAAACCGACAAGGTGCTGCGGCAGAAGTGGAAGTCCAGCCTCGACGGCGGCTTCACCGTCGTGCCGTCGGTCCTGTTGCAGACCCTTCCGGCTCTGGGCATCCGCGCATCCGAGCTCGCCGTGCTCGTCTGCTTGATCGACGCCTGGTGGAAGCCGGATGACATGCCTTGGCCCTCCAAGGCCAGGCTGGCCGGCCTGCTCGGGGTTTCCGACAAGACCATCCAGCGCGCGATCCGTCGGCTGGAGGCGCGGGGCCTGATCATCTCGGAAGCGCGCCACCGGGCGCACGGCGGCCAGACGTCGAACCGCTACGATATGACGCCGCTCGTGGCCCGTCTGGAAGCGATCACCAAGGATCTGAAAGACGCCGAGGCCGAGGCGGAGAAAGCTCGCGGCATCGCCGTGCACAAGAGCGCCCCCCGGCGCCTCAAGCGCCCGAGTGGGAAGGCCAGCTGA
- a CDS encoding Piwi domain-containing protein, which yields MTVAYKLPGHTQFPEPALRFGGASDRNTDLHPLLGLSRFGPYSRDRLSGVANPIRIAMIAPAGGVDPLNRLMQELEHPHRPKERKAYLPDYPGFSKLFGVSLAKAVGPTAIELPADLQKQMAASRRPHQVLADAITRALFALRNVRTEFDIVLIHVDRSWSDGFRTTDGEDFDLRHHLKAIAASEGICIQIVRDEGALGYYCRCSVAWRLGVALYTKAGGTPWVLADVEPGTAFIGIDYAMRSDAGPASRYAICCSQVFDAEGSGMEFVAYEASDVRMFGKNPFLRRDQMLKVISRSLLIYQRKHAGQSPRRIVVHKNTEFKPEEAEGCFDALPRTDAIDLVHVQQSSGWRGMHIPEPRKPHGYPVHRGTALQLGAYETLLWTQGNLPVVANDRDYFKEGKGIPEPLMLVRYAGNGSMDDLCRQTLGLTKMDWNNDGPYDRLPVTLNFAQTLAKVVVRMPTLEPRSYPFRLFM from the coding sequence ATGACCGTCGCCTACAAGCTTCCGGGCCACACTCAGTTTCCCGAACCCGCTCTACGGTTTGGCGGAGCGTCCGACCGAAACACAGACCTACATCCGCTGCTGGGTCTCTCCCGATTTGGTCCATACAGCCGTGACAGGCTTTCGGGCGTGGCTAACCCCATCCGGATCGCGATGATCGCACCTGCAGGGGGCGTTGATCCTTTGAACCGGTTGATGCAGGAGTTGGAGCACCCGCATCGGCCGAAAGAGCGGAAGGCCTATCTCCCAGACTATCCCGGCTTCTCGAAGCTGTTCGGCGTCAGCCTCGCCAAGGCGGTGGGGCCAACCGCCATCGAACTCCCTGCGGACCTGCAAAAGCAAATGGCAGCCTCGCGTCGTCCGCACCAGGTGCTGGCCGACGCGATCACCCGGGCCCTTTTTGCGCTGCGCAATGTCCGAACAGAGTTCGATATCGTCTTGATCCATGTCGATCGAAGCTGGTCGGACGGATTTCGGACCACCGACGGCGAAGACTTCGACCTGCGGCACCACCTCAAGGCGATCGCTGCATCAGAAGGCATCTGCATCCAGATCGTGCGGGACGAAGGCGCCTTGGGCTACTATTGCCGGTGCAGTGTCGCCTGGCGCCTCGGCGTGGCCCTGTACACCAAGGCCGGCGGCACGCCTTGGGTGCTAGCTGATGTCGAGCCGGGGACCGCCTTTATCGGCATCGATTACGCGATGCGCTCGGACGCGGGCCCGGCGTCGCGTTACGCAATCTGCTGCAGTCAGGTTTTCGATGCGGAGGGCTCCGGCATGGAGTTCGTCGCCTATGAAGCAAGCGACGTGCGCATGTTCGGCAAGAATCCCTTCCTGCGCCGCGATCAGATGTTGAAGGTCATATCCAGGAGCCTTCTGATCTATCAACGCAAGCACGCGGGCCAATCCCCGCGTCGCATCGTCGTCCACAAGAACACCGAGTTTAAACCCGAAGAGGCTGAGGGCTGTTTCGATGCGCTTCCGCGCACGGACGCAATCGACCTTGTGCATGTCCAGCAAAGCAGCGGCTGGCGAGGTATGCATATCCCGGAGCCCAGAAAGCCGCACGGCTATCCAGTCCATCGCGGTACGGCGCTGCAACTGGGCGCCTATGAGACGCTGCTCTGGACCCAAGGCAACCTGCCCGTGGTCGCCAATGATCGTGACTACTTCAAGGAAGGCAAAGGAATCCCGGAGCCCCTGATGCTGGTGCGATACGCGGGCAACGGATCGATGGACGATCTATGCCGCCAGACCTTGGGGCTCACGAAAATGGATTGGAACAATGACGGTCCGTATGATCGGCTCCCGGTGACCCTCAACTTCGCCCAGACCTTGGCGAAGGTCGTGGTCCGAATGCCGACCCTTGAACCTCGGTCCTATCCCTTCCGGCTGTTCATGTAG